AATTACCGAAAAAGGTCTGCGCATTCTGAATAAGCGGTCGGATCCGCCGGGACAGCACGGTGCTGCGGCCCGTCGCCGGCAGTTGTCCGATTATGGCATGCAGTTGCGCGAAAAACAGAAGGCAAAATTTCTATACGGCGTCCTTGAGCGCCAGTTCCGCCGCCTGTTTGAGCAGGCATCGCGGCGTAGTGGTGTTACCGGTGAGTATCTGTTGAGTCTGCTTGAACGCCGACTCGATAATGTTGTGTATCGCCTCGGTTTTGCTACCACACGCGCTCAGGCACGGCAATTGGTTAACCACGGCCATATCGTTGTTGATGGTCGCAAAACAAATATCCCGTCGTATACGGTGAAGGTCGGCCAGGTTATTGCAGTACGCCCGCAGAGCCGTAGCCGTACCTACTTCAAGAATCTGGTTGATAGTGGTGTGCTGAATAAGCATCGGGCGCCGGAATGGCTCCGTCTTAACGCAGCCGAGCTTTCTGGAACAGTCGTTGCTTTACCACGTCGTGAAGATGCAGAGGCCGGCATTAACGAGCAGTTGATCGTCGAGTTCTATAGCCGGTAGACGCTCCCGTTTGTGGGACGTGAACAAAGAAATGGGAGGCAGCAGTGCTCGATATTGCACAACCAAAGATTGAGGTTGTTGAAGCAACTGAAACCTTTGGGCGCTTTAAAATCGAGCCGCTCGATCCGGGCTATGGGCATACGCTCGGCAATGCGCTTCGGCGCGTGCTGCTCACGGCTATTCCCGGATCGGCGATCACCCACGTGCGCATTGCGGGTGTCTATCAGGAGACGGATGTTATCCCCGGTATGACCGAGGATGTCGTGGAACTGATCTTAAACCTGAAAGGCATCCATTTACGCGGTCGCCACGAGGGAACGGTACAGGCAACGATCCAGAAACAGGGTCCGGCGATTGTGACGGCTGCTGATCTGATGTTGCCAGAAGGACTGTCGGTCGTTGACCCTACACACTATATCTGTACGCTTGAGCACGATCAGGCGCGGATTGAGATAACGGCAACGATTGAACACGGTCGCGGGTACCTGTCAGCCGATCAACGAGGTATTCTGCCGCTCGGTGAGTTTCCAATCGATGCTATCTTTACGCCCGTACCGCGGGTTAATTATGTGGTAGAAAACACTCGTATTGGACAGGCTACCGACTACGACCGGCTAATCCTTGAGGTTTGGACAAACGGTACGATACGGGCGCAGGAAGCACTTGATTACGCGGCTCGCGTCCTGGTGCATTACTACACGACGATTGCGAATTTTAACCGATTGATGGTTGAACCGGCAGCCCAACCGGAGACAAACGGGCTGGAGATACCGGCTCATGTCTATGATACGTCGATTGAGACGCTTGACCTCTCAACCCGTACCTACAACTGCTTAAAACGGGCTGAAATTACCAAAATTGGTCAAGTGCTTCAGATGGACGAGAAGGCGTTGCTCTCGGTTCGCAATCTTGGCCAGAAGTCAATGGAAGAAATTCGCGATAAACTGATCGAACGGGGTTATATTCCGCGAGTGCTTCCGCAAAGTGGAGCATCGCGCTAATACAAGGATACGACCATGCGACATCGACATGCCGGAAAATTATTGGGGCGGTCGTATGAGCATCGTAAGGCGCTCTACCGCAACTTGATGATCGCCCTGATTGAGCATAAGAAGATTAAGACAACGCTGGCAAAGGCGCGCGCTGTCCAGCCCGAAGTTGAAGCTCTCATCTCAATTGCGCGCGAAGATACACCGCATGCCCGCCGTATGGCCCTCTCGAAGCTGGCCAGCAAGGAGGCAATGCGAAAACTGTTTACCTTTGCTCCTACCACCTACGGTGGCCGGAATGGTGGGTACACCCGGATCACAAAACTGGGACCACGCCGGGGTGATGGAGCCGAGATGGCATTGATTGAGTTGATCTGATG
This genomic window from Chloroflexus aurantiacus J-10-fl contains:
- the rpsD gene encoding 30S ribosomal protein S4, which produces MARYIGPVGKVSRRLGIGITEKGLRILNKRSDPPGQHGAAARRRQLSDYGMQLREKQKAKFLYGVLERQFRRLFEQASRRSGVTGEYLLSLLERRLDNVVYRLGFATTRAQARQLVNHGHIVVDGRKTNIPSYTVKVGQVIAVRPQSRSRTYFKNLVDSGVLNKHRAPEWLRLNAAELSGTVVALPRREDAEAGINEQLIVEFYSR
- a CDS encoding DNA-directed RNA polymerase subunit alpha gives rise to the protein MLDIAQPKIEVVEATETFGRFKIEPLDPGYGHTLGNALRRVLLTAIPGSAITHVRIAGVYQETDVIPGMTEDVVELILNLKGIHLRGRHEGTVQATIQKQGPAIVTAADLMLPEGLSVVDPTHYICTLEHDQARIEITATIEHGRGYLSADQRGILPLGEFPIDAIFTPVPRVNYVVENTRIGQATDYDRLILEVWTNGTIRAQEALDYAARVLVHYYTTIANFNRLMVEPAAQPETNGLEIPAHVYDTSIETLDLSTRTYNCLKRAEITKIGQVLQMDEKALLSVRNLGQKSMEEIRDKLIERGYIPRVLPQSGASR
- the rplQ gene encoding 50S ribosomal protein L17 translates to MRHRHAGKLLGRSYEHRKALYRNLMIALIEHKKIKTTLAKARAVQPEVEALISIAREDTPHARRMALSKLASKEAMRKLFTFAPTTYGGRNGGYTRITKLGPRRGDGAEMALIELI